A DNA window from Chlamydia felis Fe/C-56 contains the following coding sequences:
- a CDS encoding porin, which yields MKKLLKSALLFAAAGSALSLQALPVGNPAEPSLLIDGTMWEGASGDPCDPCATWCDAISIRAGFYGDYVFDRILKVDVNKTISGMAAAPTAASGTASNTTVAADRSNFAYGKHLQDAEWCTNAAYLALNIWDRFDVFCTLGASNGYFKASSDAFNLVGLIGLAGTDFANQRPNVEISQGIVELYTDTAFSWSVGARGALWECGCATLGAEFQYAQSNPKIEMLNVTSSPAQFMIHKPRGYKGTAANFPLPVAAGTATATDTKSATVKYHEWQVGLALSYRLNMLVPYIGVNWSRATFDADTIRIAQPKLASAILNLTTWNPTLLGVATTLDTSNKYADFMQIVSMQINKMKSRKACGIAVGATLIDADKWSITGEARLIDERAAHINAQFRF from the coding sequence ATGAAAAAACTCTTAAAATCGGCATTATTATTTGCCGCTGCGGGTTCCGCTCTCTCCTTACAAGCCTTGCCTGTAGGGAATCCAGCTGAACCAAGTTTATTAATCGATGGCACTATGTGGGAAGGTGCTTCAGGAGATCCTTGTGATCCTTGTGCTACTTGGTGTGATGCTATCAGCATCCGTGCAGGATTCTACGGAGATTATGTTTTCGATCGTATATTAAAAGTTGATGTTAATAAAACCATCAGCGGAATGGCTGCGGCTCCAACAGCAGCTTCTGGAACTGCAAGCAACACCACTGTCGCTGCCGACAGATCAAATTTTGCCTACGGCAAACATCTTCAAGATGCCGAATGGTGCACCAATGCTGCTTACTTAGCATTAAATATTTGGGATCGTTTTGATGTTTTCTGCACGCTAGGAGCGTCTAATGGTTACTTCAAAGCAAGTTCTGATGCATTTAACCTTGTCGGATTGATTGGTCTTGCAGGAACTGATTTCGCCAATCAGCGTCCAAACGTTGAAATTTCTCAAGGCATTGTAGAGCTATACACAGATACCGCATTTTCTTGGAGCGTTGGTGCTCGCGGAGCTTTGTGGGAATGTGGTTGTGCAACTTTGGGAGCTGAATTCCAATATGCTCAATCCAATCCTAAAATTGAAATGCTCAATGTAACCTCTAGCCCAGCACAATTCATGATACACAAGCCTAGAGGATACAAAGGGACTGCAGCAAACTTCCCCTTACCTGTAGCAGCTGGCACAGCAACTGCAACAGATACTAAATCAGCTACTGTTAAGTACCATGAATGGCAAGTAGGATTGGCTCTTTCATACAGATTGAACATGCTTGTTCCATACATTGGGGTAAATTGGTCAAGAGCTACTTTCGATGCTGACACTATCCGCATTGCTCAACCTAAATTGGCCTCAGCAATCCTAAACTTAACAACCTGGAACCCAACTCTTTTAGGAGTGGCCACAACTTTAGACACCTCCAACAAATATGCTGACTTCATGCAAATCGTTTCTATGCAAATCAACAAGATGAAGTCTAGAAAAGCTTGTGGTATTGCTGTTGGAGCAACTTTAATCGACGCTGATAAATGGTCCATTACTGGTGAAGCACGCTTAATCGACGAAAGAGCTGCTCACATTAATGCTCAATTCAGATTCTAA
- the rpsB gene encoding 30S ribosomal protein S2, producing the protein MEESLCNLSVKDLMEAGAHFGHQTRRWNPKMKLYIFEEKNGLYIINLAKTLYQLRKALPQVCKVIKENKPILFVGTKKQAKCVIKEAAIEAGEYFVAERWLGGMLTNMTTIRNSIKTLDKIEKDLTQNSSYLTKKEIALLAKRHQKLLKNLEGIRYLRKTPGLVIVVDPGYEKIAVAEAKKLGIPVLALVDTNCDPTPIDHVIPCNDDSLKSIRLIISAIKDAIVNTKKKLGVEIVSPIKALTSDEEANSSAEENENRQEDLLAKKYDSSEAN; encoded by the coding sequence TTGGAAGAATCACTATGCAATCTTTCGGTTAAAGACTTAATGGAAGCAGGGGCTCATTTCGGGCACCAAACGCGAAGATGGAACCCAAAGATGAAACTTTACATCTTTGAGGAGAAAAATGGTCTTTACATTATCAATTTAGCCAAAACTCTTTACCAGTTACGTAAAGCTCTTCCCCAAGTCTGTAAGGTTATCAAAGAAAACAAGCCTATTCTCTTTGTAGGAACTAAAAAACAAGCCAAATGTGTGATCAAAGAAGCCGCTATAGAAGCTGGCGAGTACTTTGTGGCAGAAAGATGGTTAGGTGGCATGTTAACCAACATGACGACCATTAGAAATTCCATCAAAACTTTGGACAAAATTGAAAAAGATCTTACCCAAAATAGTTCTTACCTTACGAAAAAAGAAATCGCTTTACTAGCAAAACGTCATCAAAAACTATTGAAAAACTTGGAAGGTATCCGTTACCTAAGAAAAACTCCTGGTTTAGTCATAGTTGTTGACCCTGGCTATGAAAAAATTGCTGTTGCTGAAGCTAAGAAGCTCGGCATTCCCGTATTGGCTTTAGTCGACACGAACTGTGATCCAACACCCATCGATCATGTTATCCCCTGTAACGATGACTCGTTAAAAAGCATTCGCTTAATTATCAGCGCTATTAAAGACGCCATCGTTAACACCAAGAAAAAACTTGGGGTTGAGATCGTTTCTCCAATCAAAGCTTTAACTAGCGACGAAGAAGCCAATTCCTCTGCAGAAGAAAACGAAAATCGTCAAGAAGACCTATTAGCAAAAAAATACGACAGTAGTGAGGCTAACTAA